The following proteins are co-located in the Solanum pennellii chromosome 1, SPENNV200 genome:
- the LOC107027725 gene encoding uncharacterized protein LOC107027725, producing the protein MSANSSSSYKMRSLVTLLHQYYRVRFDATSSQLHGIVPTTRITCRGSASPGLRFISSGEYRIPNNKDRVKNEASKVPPVEPPPSKPNLFVWAKCLLGSILSIFLPFWKENWDSIRRIEGKVEKVAEEVEEAAEVVAMVANKTENVMAVVAVKLPENSLLKEAAVAIENASAVVAKDAQFTCNFIHKVEDVEQDLKDLEKMVEPFTEKVEEPK; encoded by the exons ATGTCTGCAAATTCTTCATCTTCATACAAAATGCGGAGTCTTGTTACGTTGCTTCACCAGTACTATAGAGTTCGCTTTGATGCTACATCCTCTCAGTTACATGGCATAGTTCCAACAACTAGGATCACTTGTCGTGGTTCAGCAAGTCCAGGATTACGGTTTATCAGTTCAGGAGAGTATCGAATTCCCAATAACAAGGATCG GGTAAAAAATGAAGCAAGCAAGGTTCCTCCGGTTGAGCCACCTCCTTCTAAGCCCAATTTATTTGTTTG GGCAAAATGTCTTTTGGGATCCATACTTTCAATATTCCTCCCATTTTGGAAGGAAAATTGGGATAGCATTCGAAGAATTGAAG GAAAGGTAGAGAAGGTGGCGGAAGAGGTGGAAGAAGCAGCGGAGGTAGTAGCGATGGTGGCGAATAAAACGGAAAATGTAATGGCAGTGGTTGCCGTTAAGCTGCCTGAAAATAGTTTACTCAAAGAAGCAGCTGTAGCAATTGAAAATGCATCTGCTGTGGTTGCTAAAGATGCTCAATTTACTTGTAATTTCATTCACAAG GTTGAAGATGTGGAGCAAGACTTGAAGGACTTGGAGAAAATGGTTGAACCTTTTACTGAAAAAGTGGAAGAACCCAAATGA
- the LOC107025937 gene encoding RING-H2 finger protein ATL54-like, producing the protein MSFHIDRKLIFESLDNSTGKTCGSYYCNPEVYHSRICPVSCFYICQNICLFPDIELPPLPKNFTTEVPLSLSPQKDTASIFLIILFTGLGIAVYIFCSFVIHKNSRTSSQPEQEVVVEEKELSDIRTVGLHPSVISTITIHKYKRGEGLIEGTECSVCLSEFRQNETFKILPTCNHAFHVPCIDTWLKSHTNCPMCRASIVITMPATTASN; encoded by the coding sequence ATGTCGTTTCATATTGATCGAAAGCTAATCTTTGAATCTCTTGATAATTCCACCGGCAAAACATGTGGCAGCTATTATTGCAACCCAGAGGTGTATCATTCTAGAATCTGTCCAGTGTCCTGTTTTTATATTTGCCAGAATATTTGTCTTTTTCCAGACATTGAACTACCACCACTACCAAAAAATTTCACAACTGAAGTTCCTCTTTCGCTGTCTCCACAAAAAGATACTGCCTCCATCTTCTTGATAATTCTATTTACAGGCTTAGGAATTGCTGTCTACATATTTTGTTCCTTCGTCATTCACAAAAACTCGAGAACTTCTTCACAGCCGGAGCAGGaagtagtagtagaagaaaaagaattaagTGATATTCGAACAGTGGGTCTTCATCCATCAGTCATCAGCACCATCACAATCCACAAGTATAAAAGAGGTGAAGGGCTAATTGAAGGAACAGAGTGCTCTGTTTGCTTGAGTGAGTTTCGACAAAATGAAACTTTTAAGATTTTACCCACTTGTAACCATGCTTTTCACGTACCTTGCATTGACACTTGGCTCAAATCACACACCAATTGTCCTATGTGCCGTGCCAGCATTGTCATCACAATGCCCGCTACTACAGCTTCCAATTGA
- the LOC107028720 gene encoding RING-H2 finger protein ATL54-like — protein MSFIHLTLSLQTRLQTKKNALFSSLKQPVAAMVFHDRKLIFESLDNSTGKTCNSYYCNPKENLSPICPISCMYICYPICSFPLFSEIEPPLPPNFFTPKVPVSQSPHKPIISISLIILFSVLATSFFLFCCFVVYRIHKARILSRPQEPVEEEEFGDIVDEDIHGPMVDHPIWYIRTVGLQPSIISAITICKYKTEEGIIEGTDCSVCLCEFQEDETLRILPNCNHAFHIPCIDTWLRSHTNCPMCRAGIVIAPAADPSLPEQNSGRRHEEEAHPGISENGTELSLDMENEGESLELRSMDISGNSKEDVGNGTNEGVPLSEFSASRRSTSFESLSTASTLTCTSVSQSCEMSARMKNLCLDRAMQEHQMIRRSQSAVLLR, from the exons ATGTCTTTCATCCATCTTACACTTTCGTTACAAACTAGGCtgcaaacaaaaaaaaatgctcTGTTTTCTTCACTTAAACAACCAGTAGCAGCCATGGTGTTCCATGATCGAAAGCTCATCTTTGAATCACTTGATAATTCTACTGGTAAAACTTGTAACAGTTATTATTGTAACCCAAAAGAGAATCTTTCTCCAATTTGTCCAATTTCATGTATGTATATTTGTTACCCAATTTGTAGTTTTCCCCTGTTTTCTGAAATCGAACCACCATTGCCACCAAACTTTTTCACCCCCAAAGTTCCTGTTTCTCAGTCTCCACATAAACCCATTATTTCTATCTCCTTGATTATTCTGTTTTCTGTCTTGGCTacttctttcttccttttttgtTGCTTCGTGGTTTACAGAATTCACAAAGCAAGAATTTTGTCACGACCGCAGGAAccagttgaagaagaagagtttGGTGATATCGTTGATGAAGATATTCATGGGCCTATGGTGGATCACCCTATATGGTATATTAGAACAGTGGGTCTTCAACCATCAATCATCAGTGCCATCACGATTTGCAAGTATAAAACAGAGGAAGGAATAATTGAAGGAACAGATTGCTCTGTTTGCTTGTGTGAGTTTCAAGAAGATGAAACTCTTAGGATTTTGCCAAACTGTAACCATGCTTTTCACATACCTTGTATTGACACTTGGCTTAGATCACATACCAATTGTCCCATGTGCCGTGCCGGCATTGTCATTGCCCCAGCTGCTGATCCATCTTTGCCTGAACAG AATTCAGGGCggagacatgaagaagaagctCATCCGGGAATTTCAGAGAATGGCACAGAATTATCTCTTGACATGGAAAACGAAGGGGAGTCATTAGAACTACGCAGTATGGATATCAGTGGAAATTCCAAGGAAGATGTGGGGAATGGTACTAATGAAGGAGTACCGTTAAGTGAATTTAGTGCGTCAAGGAGATCAACATCATTTGAATCTTTATCTACAGCTTCAACATTAACTTGTACTTCAGTATCACAGAGTTGTGAGATGTCAGCACGAATGAAAAATCTTTGTTTGGACAGAGCAATGCAAGAACATCAAATGATAAGAAGAAGCCAGAGTGCTGTTCTTCTTCGGTGA
- the LOC107032435 gene encoding RING-H2 finger protein ATL54-like — protein sequence MIYFLLHTKFETRQLYVRYFSSVFKQFTAVMSFHIDRKLISESLDNPTSKTCSSYYCNPEVYHSIVCPLRCFNTCPRICLLPEFEPSPPSSPPPPPNFTPKVTLSHSPNKHTVSILFILLISVVGIAVYILCAYAIHKFRNSRTSSQPELQVGGGGEEEFSDIQTVGLQQSVISAITIHKYKKGEGLIEGTECSVCLSEFQEDETLRILPNCNHAFHIPCIDTWLESHINCPMCRADIVITIPTTAAFTE from the coding sequence ATGATCTATTTCCTCTTGCACACAAAATTTGAAACAAGGCAGCTATATGTACGTTACTTCTCATCCGTCTTTAAACAATTTACTGCAGTCATGTCCTTCCATATTGATCGAAAGCTGATCTCTGAATCTCTTGATAATCCAACCAGCAAAACTTGTAGCAGCTATTATTGCAACCCAGAGGTGTATCATTCTATAGTTTGTCCGCTTCGATGTTTTAATACTTGCCCGCGTATTTGTCTGCTTCCAGAATTCGAACCCTCACCACcatcatcaccaccaccaccaccaaatttCACACCAAAAGTTACTCTTTCGCATTCTCCAAATAAACACACTGTTTCCATCCTCTTTATCCTTCTAATTTCAGTCGTGGGCATTGCTGTCTACATATTATGTGCCTACGCCATTCACAAATTCCGCAActcaagaacttcttcacaACCGGAGCTACAAgtaggaggaggaggagaagaagagTTTAGTGATATTCAAACAGTGGGTCTTCAGCAATCAGTAATCAGTGCCATCACAATCCACAAGTATAAAAAAGGTGAAGGGCTAATTGAAGGAACAGAGTGCTCTGTTTGCTTGAGTGAGTTTCAAGAAGATGAAACTCTTAGGATTTTGCCAAACTGTAACCATGCTTTTCACATACCTTGCATTGACACTTGGCTCGAATCACACATCAATTGTCCCATGTGCCGTGCCGACATTGTCATCACAATTCCCACCACTGCAGCTTTCACTGAGTAA